In Theileria equi strain WA chromosome 4 map unlocalized gcontig_1105316255033, whole genome shotgun sequence, the following are encoded in one genomic region:
- a CDS encoding BT1 folate/biopterin transporter family protein (encoded by transcript BEWA_014620A): MTTTVVDLDKDLDLASFKFDDDYKGAWFFPKSKRKLTLFLVYMIGFSEGLLHLASLALYYMFKDDLSLSPSQLSAVYIVPSIPYLTRPVLAYITDSKPIFGTRRKHYLILLSLLQSFSFLSLAIFPPTLWGALLSLFFIQFSLAFCITIAEALVVENISKGDDNLSSFIGSRALASLLVSYYSGSLLETYSKERIFVITSMFPLLITFFSLFLHEDKAVIVYTSHPAKELIIFLKNPVIMYPALYVFVLVCGPDYFESLFYYITNELGYTATFMGTLRLVYGIAALSGILAHKYLYGSSGTRKILLWSTLIALPFYMSPALLTSGMNKSLGIPDKVLILCGGFLLEAIGELQILPILTYTSKIAPKGLEASVFAALMTVKSLGLAVSKIFTALLVYFMGITATDFSNLTNFILICGILSYSAIFVLKYIPSDDEMEVFVTQQMMAQQITNNP; the protein is encoded by the coding sequence ATGACTACCACAGTGGTTGATTTGGATAAGGACCTAGACCTGGCTTCGTTCAAGTTCGATGACGACTACAAGGGAGCCTGGTTCTTTCCTAAATCCAAGAGGAAGCTCACTCTATTTTTGGTGTATATGATTGGATTCTCCGAAGGGCTCTTACATTTGGCGTCACTCGCACTTTATTACATGTTCAAGGACGATCTTTCATTGTCGCCTTCACAGTTATCTGCTGTGTACATTGTACCATCCATACCGTATCTCACTCGCCCGGTATTGGCATATATCACCGATTCAAAACCGATATTTGGAACGAGAAGAAAGCACTATCTCATACTACTCAGTTTATTGCAGTCGTTTAGTTTTCTAAGTTTGGCAATATTCCCGCCAACACTTTGGGGTGCGTTGTTGTCTCTGTTCTTTATCCAGTTTTCTCTGGCATTTTGTATCACTATCGCCGAAGCTCTGGTTGTCGAAAATATATCcaaaggagatgataaTTTGAGCTCATTTATCGGATCTAGAGCTCTCGCGTCATTATTGGTTTCATACTATTCAGGATCACTACTTGAAACTTACTCGAAAGAGCGCATATTTGTCATAACTAGCATGTTCCCGCTTCTAATCACATTCTTTAGTTTGTTCTTGCACGAGGATAAGGCTGTTATTGTATATACTTCTCATCCGGCAAAGGAACTCATTATctttttgaaaaatccGGTTATCATGTATCCTGCGCTCTATGTTTTTGTGTTGGTTTGTGGTCCAGATTATTTTGAATCGCTATTTTACTACATTACAAATGAACTGGGATATACCGCTACGTTCATGGGTACATTGCGACTTGTGTATGGTATTGCTGCTTTATCAGGTATATTGGCTCACAAGTATTTATATGGGAGTTCTGGAACACGAAAGATACTCCTATGGTCTACACTTATCGCGCTCCCATTTTATATGTCACCAGCCTTGTTGACAAGCggaatgaacaagagtTTAGGAATCCCAGACAAGGTTTTAATTCTCTGCGGTGGATTTTTGTTGGAAGCTATTGGAGaattgcaaattttgcCTATATTGACATACACATCCAAGATAGCCCCAAAGGGATTGGAAGCCAGTGTATTTGCTGCACTCATGACGGTAAAGAGTCTCGGGCTTGCCGTAAGCAAGATATTTACAGCCCTACTTGTATATTTCATGGGTATTACAGCTACAGACTTTTCGAATTTGACAAATTTTATTTTGATTTGTGGAATATTATCGTATAGTGCcatttttgttttaaagTATATTCCCAGCGACGATGAAATGGAAGTATTTGTCACTCAACAAATGATGGCACAACAAATTACAAATAATCCTTAA